Genomic DNA from Chloroflexota bacterium:
CCGACGGACGCTCAGCCTCTTCTCACTCGGCCTCCGCTGGCTCGACCGCGCACGCCTCCACTTCGTTCCCCTCTCCCCTCACCTCTCCCTCCCTTTCACCTGACCAGGAAAACTGTCGGGTACTGAGTGCGCGGGAGAGGGGGAGACGCACGAGAGTTTCGTTTCTCCCCTCTCCCGCGCACAGGGAGAGGGGGCCGGGGGGTGAGGGCCTTCCCAGGCCGGGGGGTGAGGGCCTCTCCGTTACGACCCAGCCAACGCGGTTACGCGGGCGGCGACGTCCGCGCCGAGCGGCCCGCGCTCGACCCAGCGAATCGCGTCTTCGAGCTGCGAGTACTCGGACGCGCCCACCAGCGCCGTCGCCAGCCCCGGGTGCCCGATGACCAGCCGGTAGCTCAGCTCGGCGGCGCTCTCCAGGCCAAGCTCGGCGGCCAGGGCATCGAGCTTGCGCGCCCGCGCCAGGTCGTCGTCGTACTCGCCGCCGGCCGTCAGGCCGCGCCCGGGATCCCCGGCGTTCTGGTGCCGGCCCGCCAGGGGCGTGCCCGCCAGCGCGCCGGCCGCCAGGATGCGGATGCCGACGCCGCCCGCGCCCACCTCGGCCATCTTGTCGAGCAACTGCTCGAAGTTGTGCGAGCTGCCGCCCGTCACCTTCCAGCCGGCCGAGGGGTTGATGGCGTTGACGTAGGTCTGGACGCTGTCGAACAGGCCCGAGCCGATCACCTTGTGCAGCGACGCGGTATCGCCCAGGCCGGTGATGCCGATCAGGCGGGTCAGGCCGGCCTCGCGGACCTTTGCCAGCCCCTCGGCCACGGGGCCAAGCACCTCCTCGGCGGACAGTGCGCCCTGGTTGCCCGAGATGTCCACGCCGACCCGGTTGTGGAGGTTGAAGAGGTCGACGCTGTCCCGCCCGAGCCGCTTCAGGCTCGCTTCGAGCTGCTCGCGGATGGCGGCAGCGGCGTTCGGCAGCTGCTCCGGTTCGAGGCGGAACTTGGTCCCGACCACCACGTTGGCCTTCAGCTCGCGCAGCAGCGGCCCGATGGTCTCCTCCGAGCGGCCGTTGCCGTACGCTGGCGCGGTGTCGAAGTAGGTGATGCCGGCCTCGAGCGCCCGCGCGACGGTCCGTCGCTGCTCGGACGGATCGCCTTTGACCAGCAGGCCGCCAATCGCGCCGCAGCCGAAGCCGAGCAGCGAGACTTGCGGGCCGTTCTTCCCGAGTGAGCGGTACTCCATCGTCATCCTCCAGACGGCATCGTCGTGCGGGCACGTTGCCCGGCGATTGTACGCGCTGGGCTACGGCTTCGCGGCGAAGGCGTCGTAGCGGCGGCCGGCCAGCGTCAGCGCCGTCTCGACATCGTCCGCCAGCAGGTAGCGCTGGCGGACCATCTCTTCGGCGGCGGCGCGGACCTTCGCAAGATACTCGGCGCGGCTGGCGTAGCGCTCCTCGATGGAGGGGCGCGGATCGCCGGTCCGCTCGCGCTCGGCGCGGGTGGCCGGGAACGGGAAGGTCGAGCCCTGCATCAGGTTCTGCTGCCCGACACCGCCGGTCTCGGGCGCGCGCGGGTTCCAGCCGGTGTAGGTGGCGACGGGCACGCTCACGTCTGGCATCCGGATGCCAGCCACCTCGTTGCGGTCGGCGTCGAGCGCGGAGACGTAGTTCTGGTAGCGCTCGCCGAGCGTGGCCGGCGCCTGCATGATCCCCTGGGCCGCGTCTGGACCGAGATCGGTCCGCCAGACCATCAGCCGCCGCTCGGGATCGACCACCACTGCCCCTGGAATGGCGTGGAACTGGGCCAGCGCGTCCTCGGGGGTGGTGGCCGTGCCGTCCGCGAGGCGTGGGAAGACGCTGGCCGGCGGCTCGACGCCCTCGGCTACCCAGGCGTCCAGGTTCATGAGGACGGCGCGCGTCAACGGCGAGTAGTCCACCGCGTTGAGCGGGTTCGCGCCGCGTGCGCCCTCGGTGCCGCTCTCGTAGACCAGCGGCACGACGCCCAGGCCGTGCTGCGTCCCGCCAAAATGGTAGTAGCGCGCGCCGGCCGGCGGCTCGACATCCCGGGCGTCCGCGAGATCGGTGTGGCAGAGCGAGGCGTCGCCGCGCCAGTACTCGGCCGAGGTGTTGATAGTGGCCACCTTCGGCAGGCCGCCGATCTCGCGCAGGCGGTCGAACAGGCCGCCACGCTCGCCGGTCAGCGGGTCGGTCTGGGGATCGTCGGCGAACGGCATCAGGTGGCCGAAGCTGACCATCGACTGATCGGAGGGCTGGGCGAAGCGCTGGTTGAACTGGCCGCGCCGCCCGCCGGCCACCTGCGGGATGATGCCGTCGAAGACGGTTCGCCCGGCCTCGTCCAGGTTCAGCCCGAGCGAGAGGTAGAGCCGCAGGAAGCGCCCGCTCTGGGAGACGCCGTAGCTGTGGGCGCGATCCAGCCGGCCAGCGCAGAGGTTCCCAGCTCCGGCATCCGCGAACCGCAGGAACGAGGCGAAATCGCGCATGGCCAGCAGCCCGACCCCGGCCACCGGGCAGTTGTTCGTCTGGTAGATCACCTCGTAGAACTTGCCCGGCTCGAAGCCGCCGTCCACGCTGATGTGGGCGGCGTCTGGGATCAGCGTGCCGCCCTCGACCCGCCCGAACCGCCACTGGCTGCGCGGGATGATGGTTCGCTCGCCACCCTGCCACGCGCGGACGGTCAGGCTGGCCGTCGGGTCGTCCAGGTTGACGGCCGGGAAGGGCCGGTGGGTGCGGTCGGCCAGCAGCTTGCTGGCTTCGAGCGCGTTCGGCTGGAACTCAACGGAGACGGTCCCGACAATCGGGTCGCCGTCTGGCCCGAGGGCCTGCGGCGCTTCGACGCCCATCAGCGTGTTGCCGCGGAAGACGTCCCACTGCCAGCCCACCCAACCGACGGTCCAGCCGTGGCGCATCAGGAAGCCGTCGCCGGCGGGGATCGGCTCGACGGGCACGGCGGTGGCCGGGGCACGGTTGAGCGTACGCGGCACCACCTTCAGCCCTCGGTTCGCCACGTCGAAGAGGAGGGCGCGACGGCCACGGTCCGGGTCTGACGGCTGGAGGATACAGAAGTCGGCCAGGAAGGTCACGCGGCCGGCGGCGTCGCGGGCGGCATGTTCCAGATCGACAATCGGCGTGTTGGCCGGGTGCTCGGGATCGACGGCGAAGTGGGCGATGCCGTCGATCTGCTCGTACGTCCCGACCTCGCCAAAGAGCGTCCCATCGTCGTACGTCCCGCGCCTGCGAATCTCCAGCCTGACGAGCGCCATCCCGCGTACCTCCTGGTGCACCTGCACGGGCGATTCTAGCCCGGATGCCGTTTGGGGCCGGCAGGCCAGCCAGGCCAGGGCCGCCGAGTTGCCGGAGACCCTTAGGGGATCTTTAGGGCTTGCTCGCAGATCCTTAGCGGGGCACGCGCTCGGGCAGCCGACACTCTAGAGGTAGGATCGCAACGCTCGCCCGTGCCGGACTCGCGATCGCGCCGGGCGCGGAAGACACGCTCGGTGACATGGTATGCATGACGATCAGCCCGACACTCCTCGCGAGGGCAAACGCACGCCACGCGTGCTGACCGGCCCGCGCCTGCCTCATCAACGCTATACCCTCCAGAAAGTTCGATCTGGCCGCGCTGGCAACCCGGTGTATCGCGTGGCGCGCCCCTTCAAGGGGTTTCGCCGTGATGGCGACGGCCATCTTGAGGCCACACTCGATATCGAGCGACCGACCGGCCGCTGGGGCAAGCTACGCCGCCTGCTCATCGGCCAGCCGATCCACAGCGAGCTGGAAGTCCACGAGCGGCTGACGAAGCGCAAGGCCCTGGCCGTCTTCTCGTCGGACGCGCTGTCGTCGGTGGCGTACGCCCCGCAAGAGACGTTGCTGGTCCTGCTGGGCGCTGGCGCGCTGGCCGCCTGGTGGTCGCTGCCCATCGCCATCGCCGTGGTGCTGCTGCTGGCCATCGTCGTCACCAGCTACCGCCAGACGATCTACACCTACCCCTCAGGCGGCGGCAGCTACATCGTCGCCAAGGACAACCTGGGCGAGCTGCCGGGCCTCACGGCCGCGGCAGCCCTGGCGGTGGGGTACATCCTGACCGTCTCGGTGTCGATTGCGTCCGCCGTCGATCAGCTTATTGCCGCCGCGACGATGCTGGAGCCGTTCCGCGTCTGGCTCGGGGTCTGTGCCATCAGTCTGATCACCCTGGCGAACCTGCGCGGCATCCGCGAATCGGGCAACATCTTCGCCGTCCCCACCTACGTGTTCCTGGTGGCGATGTACGCGCTGATCGCCGGCGGCCTGTTCTACCTGTTCACGGGACAGCTCCAGGTGGAGCACACCGAAGCCCCGCCGGTCGTCGAGGCGTTCAGCTTCTTCCTGCTGCTGCGCGCCTTCGCCGTCGGCTCGGCGGTCATGACCGGCACCGAGGCGATCTCCAACGGCATCCCCGCCTTCGTGCGGCCCGAGCCGCGCAACGCCGCCATCACGCTGGTCACCATGGCCGCCATCCTCGGCGTGATGTTCCTCGGCCTCTCCGTCCTGATCGTTGGGAGCGGCGTCGTGCCCACGCACGAGCAGACGGTTGTCTCGCTGCTGGGGCGCGCCGTCTTCGGCGAGGGGCCGCTCTACTACCTCGTTCAGGGCTCAGCGGTGTTGATCCTGGTGCTGGCCGCGAATACGGCCTACGCCGACTTCCCCCGGCTGGCCTCGCTGCTGGCCCAGGATCATTACGCGCCGCATCAGCTGGCCTTCCGTGGCGAGCGGCTCGCCTTCTCGAACGGCATCATGCTCCTGGGCATCCTGAGCGCCCTGCTGATCGTCGTGTTCAGCGGGTCCACGGGCGCGCTGCTGCCGCTGTACGCCTTGAGCGTCTTTGCCGCCTTCACCTTCTCCCAGACTGGGATGGTCCGGCACTGGCTTCGCGAGCGCGGCTCGCACTGGCCGCTCAAGACCGTGGTGAACGGCGTTGGCGCGGTGGTCACGGGGCTGGTGGCGCTGATCGCCGCTGGCACCAACTTCATGGACGCCGACCACCCGATCGTCCCCGGTACGCCGATTGGCTGGGGCTCCTGGCTGGTGCTGGTGATCGTGCCGGCCTTCATCTGGATGTTCCGGCTGGTGCACGCCCACTACGCCGAGGCGGACCGGATGGTCAAGCTTGATGGGCCGCCCGTCGAGCAGACGCTGAAGAACGTGCTGGTGGTGCCGATTGCGCGGCTGAACCGCCCGACGTTGCAGGCCCTCCGCTACGCGCAATCGCTCAC
This window encodes:
- a CDS encoding aldo/keto reductase, with translation MEYRSLGKNGPQVSLLGFGCGAIGGLLVKGDPSEQRRTVARALEAGITYFDTAPAYGNGRSEETIGPLLRELKANVVVGTKFRLEPEQLPNAAAAIREQLEASLKRLGRDSVDLFNLHNRVGVDISGNQGALSAEEVLGPVAEGLAKVREAGLTRLIGITGLGDTASLHKVIGSGLFDSVQTYVNAINPSAGWKVTGGSSHNFEQLLDKMAEVGAGGVGIRILAAGALAGTPLAGRHQNAGDPGRGLTAGGEYDDDLARARKLDALAAELGLESAAELSYRLVIGHPGLATALVGASEYSQLEDAIRWVERGPLGADVAARVTALAGS
- a CDS encoding APC family permease, which produces MHDDQPDTPREGKRTPRVLTGPRLPHQRYTLQKVRSGRAGNPVYRVARPFKGFRRDGDGHLEATLDIERPTGRWGKLRRLLIGQPIHSELEVHERLTKRKALAVFSSDALSSVAYAPQETLLVLLGAGALAAWWSLPIAIAVVLLLAIVVTSYRQTIYTYPSGGGSYIVAKDNLGELPGLTAAAALAVGYILTVSVSIASAVDQLIAAATMLEPFRVWLGVCAISLITLANLRGIRESGNIFAVPTYVFLVAMYALIAGGLFYLFTGQLQVEHTEAPPVVEAFSFFLLLRAFAVGSAVMTGTEAISNGIPAFVRPEPRNAAITLVTMAAILGVMFLGLSVLIVGSGVVPTHEQTVVSLLGRAVFGEGPLYYLVQGSAVLILVLAANTAYADFPRLASLLAQDHYAPHQLAFRGERLAFSNGIMLLGILSALLIVVFSGSTGALLPLYALSVFAAFTFSQTGMVRHWLRERGSHWPLKTVVNGVGAVVTGLVALIAAGTNFMDADHPIVPGTPIGWGSWLVLVIVPAFIWMFRLVHAHYAEADRMVKLDGPPVEQTLKNVLVVPIARLNRPTLQALRYAQSLTAEVTAVHIASDAARADEIEESWQGWAPGVPLAIVESPYRSLARPLLHYLAELKRIEQADIVTVVLPEYIPRAWWQHILHGQSAQFLKLALLFKPGYVVVSVPYHNEIAPAPSDDAEPERPALIAPSPSEVPS